A single window of Labeo rohita strain BAU-BD-2019 chromosome 4, IGBB_LRoh.1.0, whole genome shotgun sequence DNA harbors:
- the zgc:194209 gene encoding adipocyte plasma membrane-associated protein isoform X2 has product MLCPLHEPVLNVFIAELIDDSPNTSVFFHGVREHTLNFIQPSERPPDANIFEGPPPALIGPLAVNTRLQKGRRLFSGQLKGPESFTADQNGNIYTGTVDGKLWRISNESLTFITQMGRDIPECGTSTDYEPVCGRPHGLRLDRDGHLIVADSYHGLFKVDPWTGEKTLLHSSKEGADGIPFGFLNGLEISKNGTVFFTDSSSKWGRRHVRYEVLETNHLGRLLSYDPVSGRVRTLLDSLYMPNGFAFSPDEDFLLLAETSIGHIIKFWLKGPKAGTKEVVLNNMIGYPDNIRLSEHGTFLVGITTVRFRGRLFPPFLDLIGPYPALKRFIVKLVPLSWYNVLLPKYGLILELGPDGEVIDSLHDPTGSLTWAVSDVFQHGAHYYLGSTDLLFLPVLEEWS; this is encoded by the exons ATGTTGTGCCCTCTGCATGAACCCGTGTTAAATGTCTTCATCGCTGAGCTCATCGATGACTCACCGAACACTTCTGTCTTCTTTCATGGCGTCCGAGAACACACGCTGAACTTTATACAACCATCAGAAAGACCTCCCGACGCAAACAT ATTCGAGGGCCCCCCGCCTGCTCTGATCGGCCCTCTGGCGGTAAACACACGGCTACAGAAAGGTCGACGACTATTTTCTGGTCAACTCAAAGGCCCGGAGTCTTTCACAGCTGACCAGAACG GAAACATCTACACAGGCACCGTCGACGGGAAGCTGTGGAGAATCAGCAATGAATCCCTAACTTTCATCACTCAGATGGGCCGTGACATCCCTGAATGTG GCACGAGTACGGACTATGAGCCAGTATGTGGTCGCCCACATGGTCTGCGGCTGGACCGTGACGGGCATCTTATCGTGGCCGACTCTTACCATGGTCTGTTTAAAGTTGACCCGTGGACTGGAGAAAAGACACTGCTGCATTCTAGCAAAGAGG GAGCTGATGGGATTCCCTTTGGCTTTCTGAACGGTCTGGAGATTTCTAAAAACGGTACCGTGTTTTTCACGGACTCCAGCAGTAAATGGGGAAGACGTCATGTCCGTTATGAG GTGTTGGAGACAAACCATCTGGGGCGTCTCCTCTCGTATGACCCTGTGTCTGGCCGGGTTCGGACATTGTTGGATTCTCTCTACATGCCTAATGGCTTTGCCTTCTCACCTGATGAGGACTTTCTGCTCCTGGCTGAGACCAGTATCGGACATATTATTAA GTTCTGGTTGAAAGGGCCTAAAGCAGGGACTAAGGAGGTCGTCCTGAACAACATGATCGGTTACCCTGATAACATCCGCCTCAGTGAGCATGGCACGTTTTTGGTGGGCATAACCACCGTTAGATTCAGGGGCCGACTTTTCCCACCATTTTTGGATCTCATTGGTCCGTATCCTGCTCTTAAACGCTTCATAGTGAAG CTTGTTCCTCTCAGCTGGTATAATGTTCTTCTACCCAAGTATGGGTTGATTCTGGAGCTGGGGCCTGATGGAGAGGTCATCGACAGCCTCCACGACCCCACAGGCAGCCTGACGTGGGCAGTCAGCGATGTCTTCCAGCATGGGGCGCACTACTATCTGGGCAGCACTGACCTGCTGTTCCTTCCTGTTCTAGAGGAGTGGAGCTGA
- the zgc:194209 gene encoding adipocyte plasma membrane-associated protein isoform X1, whose translation MLCPLHEPVLNVFIAELIDDSPNTSVFFHGVREHTLNFIQPSERPPDANMLGSSSVKVLLLAVAVGVYLIPSPIDPEPYIFEGPPPALIGPLAVNTRLQKGRRLFSGQLKGPESFTADQNGNIYTGTVDGKLWRISNESLTFITQMGRDIPECGTSTDYEPVCGRPHGLRLDRDGHLIVADSYHGLFKVDPWTGEKTLLHSSKEGADGIPFGFLNGLEISKNGTVFFTDSSSKWGRRHVRYEVLETNHLGRLLSYDPVSGRVRTLLDSLYMPNGFAFSPDEDFLLLAETSIGHIIKFWLKGPKAGTKEVVLNNMIGYPDNIRLSEHGTFLVGITTVRFRGRLFPPFLDLIGPYPALKRFIVKLVPLSWYNVLLPKYGLILELGPDGEVIDSLHDPTGSLTWAVSDVFQHGAHYYLGSTDLLFLPVLEEWS comes from the exons ATGTTGTGCCCTCTGCATGAACCCGTGTTAAATGTCTTCATCGCTGAGCTCATCGATGACTCACCGAACACTTCTGTCTTCTTTCATGGCGTCCGAGAACACACGCTGAACTTTATACAACCATCAGAAAGACCTCCCGACGCAAACAT GTTAGGGTCGAGTTCTGTAAAGGTTTTATTACTGGCAGTCGCGGTTGGTGTGTATCTCATTCCCTCCCCTATTGATCCCGAGCCATACAT ATTCGAGGGCCCCCCGCCTGCTCTGATCGGCCCTCTGGCGGTAAACACACGGCTACAGAAAGGTCGACGACTATTTTCTGGTCAACTCAAAGGCCCGGAGTCTTTCACAGCTGACCAGAACG GAAACATCTACACAGGCACCGTCGACGGGAAGCTGTGGAGAATCAGCAATGAATCCCTAACTTTCATCACTCAGATGGGCCGTGACATCCCTGAATGTG GCACGAGTACGGACTATGAGCCAGTATGTGGTCGCCCACATGGTCTGCGGCTGGACCGTGACGGGCATCTTATCGTGGCCGACTCTTACCATGGTCTGTTTAAAGTTGACCCGTGGACTGGAGAAAAGACACTGCTGCATTCTAGCAAAGAGG GAGCTGATGGGATTCCCTTTGGCTTTCTGAACGGTCTGGAGATTTCTAAAAACGGTACCGTGTTTTTCACGGACTCCAGCAGTAAATGGGGAAGACGTCATGTCCGTTATGAG GTGTTGGAGACAAACCATCTGGGGCGTCTCCTCTCGTATGACCCTGTGTCTGGCCGGGTTCGGACATTGTTGGATTCTCTCTACATGCCTAATGGCTTTGCCTTCTCACCTGATGAGGACTTTCTGCTCCTGGCTGAGACCAGTATCGGACATATTATTAA GTTCTGGTTGAAAGGGCCTAAAGCAGGGACTAAGGAGGTCGTCCTGAACAACATGATCGGTTACCCTGATAACATCCGCCTCAGTGAGCATGGCACGTTTTTGGTGGGCATAACCACCGTTAGATTCAGGGGCCGACTTTTCCCACCATTTTTGGATCTCATTGGTCCGTATCCTGCTCTTAAACGCTTCATAGTGAAG CTTGTTCCTCTCAGCTGGTATAATGTTCTTCTACCCAAGTATGGGTTGATTCTGGAGCTGGGGCCTGATGGAGAGGTCATCGACAGCCTCCACGACCCCACAGGCAGCCTGACGTGGGCAGTCAGCGATGTCTTCCAGCATGGGGCGCACTACTATCTGGGCAGCACTGACCTGCTGTTCCTTCCTGTTCTAGAGGAGTGGAGCTGA